Proteins co-encoded in one Megalops cyprinoides isolate fMegCyp1 chromosome 1, fMegCyp1.pri, whole genome shotgun sequence genomic window:
- the LOC118779718 gene encoding exocyst complex component 7-like isoform X2 yields the protein MIPTEDASARKKEIEEKLKQEQDTLTFIRENLEKSDQLTKGMVTILSSFESRLVQLENSIIPVHKQTENLQRLQENVDKTLSCLDHVISYYHVAKDTDKIIREGPAGRLDEYLACIAKIQKAVEYFQDNNPDSPELNTVKARFEKGKELLEAEFRGLLTRYSKPVPPVLILDAIGGDEELEVQEEVTLDHLPEAVLQDIICISGWLVEYGRNQDFMNVYFQIRSNQLDRSIKGLKEHFRKSSASSGVLYSPAVQSKRKDTPTKKPPKRPVYFPGHDHDLRVKHLTDVLSEKHGAAAGKDDVMDIEIDSYIYCISAFVKLAQSEYVLLTEIIPEHHQKKTFDSLIQEALDGLMLEGENIVSAARRAIMRHDYSAVLTIFPILRHLKQNKPEFDATLQGTAASTKNKLPTLIASMETVGAKALEEFADSIKNDPDKEYNMPKDGTVHELTSNAILFLQQLLDFQETAGAMLASQETSSSVSSYSSEFSRRLLSAYICKVLGNLQLNLLSKSKVYEDPALSAVFLLNNYNYTLKSLEKSELIQLVAVTNKKVESSYRELIEQQVQVYQRSWWKVMEHLMDRNMPTFQPGTKLKDKERQMIKDKFKGFNDGLEELCKIQKVWAIPDTEQRDAIRQAQKRMVSEAYRNFLHRYSSISFTKNPDKYLKYKPEHVEEMIERLFDTSA from the exons ATGATTCCGACAGAGGATGCGTCTGCGAGGAAGAAGGAGATAGAGGAGAAACTGAAACAG GAACAGGACACACTGACCTTTATTCGCGAAAATTTAGAGAAAAGCGATCAACTGACCAAGGGCATG gtgacCATCCTGTCGTCGTTCGAGAGCCGGCTGGTGCAGCTGGAGAACTCCATCATCCCCGTGCACAAGCAGACGGAGAACCTGCAGCGGCTGCAGGAGAACGTGGACAAGACCCTGTCCTGCCTGGACCACGTGATCAGCTACTACCACGTGGCCAAGGACACAGACAAGATCATCAGGGAGGG acctGCTGGCAGACTGGATGAATATCTGGCCTGCATTGCTAAGATTCAGAAAGCTGTGGAGTACTTCCAGGACAACAATCCAGACAGCCCAGAGCTCAACACTGTG AAAGCGCGGTTCGAGAAGGggaaggagctgctggaggcgGAGTTTCGGGGCCTGCTGACCCGCTACAGCAAGCCGGTCCCCCCTGTCCTGATCCTGGACGCCATCGGGGGGGACGAAGAGCTGGAGGTGCAGGAGGAGGTGACGCTGGACCACCTCCCCGAAGCCGTGCTTCAGGACATCATCTGCATCTCCGGCTGGCTGGTGGAGTACGGCCGTAACCAGG ACTTCATGAACGTGTACTTCCAAATCCGATCCAATCAGCTGGACCGCTCCATCAAGGGGCTCAAGGAGCACTTCCGAAAGAGCAGCGCCTCCTCGGGGGTGCTATATTCCCCCGCCGTGCAGAGCAAGCGCAAGGACACGCCCACCAAGAAGCCCCCGAAGAGGCCAG TCTACTTCCCAG GTCACGATCACGACCTGCGGGTCAAACACCTCACCGATGTCCTGAGCGAGAAGCACGGGGCGGCCGCAG GGAAGGACGACGTAATGGACATCGAGATAGACTCGTACATCTACTGCATCAGCGCCTTCGTCAAGCTGGCCCAGAGTGAGTACGTCCTGCTGACCGAGATCATCCCCGAGCACCACCAGAAGAAGACCTTCGACTCCCTCAtccag GAGGCGTTGGACGGGCTGATGCTGGAGGGGGAGAACATCGTTTCGGCAGCCCGGCGGGCCATAATGCGGCACGACTACTCGGCCGTCCTCACCATCTTCCCCATCCTGAGGCACCTGAAGCAGAACAAGCCGGAGTTCGACGCCACGCTGCAG GGCACCGCTGCCAGCACCAAGAACAAGCTGCCCACCCTCATCGCCTCCATGGAGACAGTCGGAGCCAAAGCGCTGGAGGAGTTCGCCGACAGCATCAAG AATGACCCTGATAAAGAGTACAACATGCCGAAGGACGGTACGGTGCACGAGCTGACCAGCAAC gccatcctgttcctgcagcagctgctggactTCCAGGAGACAGCAGGCGCCATGCTGGCCTCCCAAG aGACCAGTTCATCTGTGAGCAGTTACAGTTCTGAGTTCAGCCGGAGACTGCTCAGCGCGTATATTT gtAAAGTTCTGGGTAACCTGCAACTCAACCTGCTCAGCAAGTCCAAAGTGTACGAGGACCCAGCCCTGAGCGCTGTCTTCCTGCTGAACAACTACAACTACACGCTCAAGTCACTGGAGAA GTCGGAGTTGATCCAGCTGGTGGCTGTCACCAATAAGAAGGTGGAGAGCTCGTACCGCGAGCTGATTGagcagcaggtgcaggtgtACCAGCGCAG CTGGTGGAAGGTGATGGAGCACCTGATGGACAGGAACATGCCCACCTTTCAGCCGGGCACCAAG ctGAAAGATAAAGAACGACAGATGATAAAAGACAAGTTCAAG GGTTTTAATGACGGGCTGGAGGAGCTTTGTAAGATCCAGAAGGTGTGGGCCATTC
- the LOC118779718 gene encoding exocyst complex component 7-like isoform X5 encodes MIPTEDASARKKEIEEKLKQEQDTLTFIRENLEKSDQLTKGMVTILSSFESRLVQLENSIIPVHKQTENLQRLQENVDKTLSCLDHVISYYHVAKDTDKIIREGPAGRLDEYLACIAKIQKAVEYFQDNNPDSPELNTVKARFEKGKELLEAEFRGLLTRYSKPVPPVLILDAIGGDEELEVQEEVTLDHLPEAVLQDIICISGWLVEYGRNQDFMNVYFQIRSNQLDRSIKGLKEHFRKSSASSGVLYSPAVQSKRKDTPTKKPPKRPVYFPGTIRKAQNLLKQYSQHGLEGRKGASTLPPLEGKDDVMDIEIDSYIYCISAFVKLAQSEYVLLTEIIPEHHQKKTFDSLIQEALDGLMLEGENIVSAARRAIMRHDYSAVLTIFPILRHLKQNKPEFDATLQGTAASTKNKLPTLIASMETVGAKALEEFADSIKNDPDKEYNMPKDGTVHELTSNAILFLQQLLDFQETAGAMLASQVLGDTYNIPLDPRETSSSVSSYSSEFSRRLLSAYICKVLGNLQLNLLSKSKVYEDPALSAVFLLNNYNYTLKSLEKSELIQLVAVTNKKVESSYRELIEQQVQVYQRSWWKVMEHLMDRNMPTFQPGTKLKDKERQMIKDKFKGFNDGLEELCKIQKVWAIPDTEQRDAIRQAQKRMVSEAYRNFLHRYSSISFTKNPDKYLKYKPEHVEEMIERLFDTSA; translated from the exons ATGATTCCGACAGAGGATGCGTCTGCGAGGAAGAAGGAGATAGAGGAGAAACTGAAACAG GAACAGGACACACTGACCTTTATTCGCGAAAATTTAGAGAAAAGCGATCAACTGACCAAGGGCATG gtgacCATCCTGTCGTCGTTCGAGAGCCGGCTGGTGCAGCTGGAGAACTCCATCATCCCCGTGCACAAGCAGACGGAGAACCTGCAGCGGCTGCAGGAGAACGTGGACAAGACCCTGTCCTGCCTGGACCACGTGATCAGCTACTACCACGTGGCCAAGGACACAGACAAGATCATCAGGGAGGG acctGCTGGCAGACTGGATGAATATCTGGCCTGCATTGCTAAGATTCAGAAAGCTGTGGAGTACTTCCAGGACAACAATCCAGACAGCCCAGAGCTCAACACTGTG AAAGCGCGGTTCGAGAAGGggaaggagctgctggaggcgGAGTTTCGGGGCCTGCTGACCCGCTACAGCAAGCCGGTCCCCCCTGTCCTGATCCTGGACGCCATCGGGGGGGACGAAGAGCTGGAGGTGCAGGAGGAGGTGACGCTGGACCACCTCCCCGAAGCCGTGCTTCAGGACATCATCTGCATCTCCGGCTGGCTGGTGGAGTACGGCCGTAACCAGG ACTTCATGAACGTGTACTTCCAAATCCGATCCAATCAGCTGGACCGCTCCATCAAGGGGCTCAAGGAGCACTTCCGAAAGAGCAGCGCCTCCTCGGGGGTGCTATATTCCCCCGCCGTGCAGAGCAAGCGCAAGGACACGCCCACCAAGAAGCCCCCGAAGAGGCCAG TCTACTTCCCAG GGACGATCCGGAAGGCTCAGAACCTTCTGAAACAGTACTCTCAGCACGGGCTGGAGGGGCGAAAGGGGGCGTCGACCCTCCCTCCTCTGGAAG GGAAGGACGACGTAATGGACATCGAGATAGACTCGTACATCTACTGCATCAGCGCCTTCGTCAAGCTGGCCCAGAGTGAGTACGTCCTGCTGACCGAGATCATCCCCGAGCACCACCAGAAGAAGACCTTCGACTCCCTCAtccag GAGGCGTTGGACGGGCTGATGCTGGAGGGGGAGAACATCGTTTCGGCAGCCCGGCGGGCCATAATGCGGCACGACTACTCGGCCGTCCTCACCATCTTCCCCATCCTGAGGCACCTGAAGCAGAACAAGCCGGAGTTCGACGCCACGCTGCAG GGCACCGCTGCCAGCACCAAGAACAAGCTGCCCACCCTCATCGCCTCCATGGAGACAGTCGGAGCCAAAGCGCTGGAGGAGTTCGCCGACAGCATCAAG AATGACCCTGATAAAGAGTACAACATGCCGAAGGACGGTACGGTGCACGAGCTGACCAGCAAC gccatcctgttcctgcagcagctgctggactTCCAGGAGACAGCAGGCGCCATGCTGGCCTCCCAAG TCCTTGGGGACACTTACAATATTCCATTAGACCCCCGAG aGACCAGTTCATCTGTGAGCAGTTACAGTTCTGAGTTCAGCCGGAGACTGCTCAGCGCGTATATTT gtAAAGTTCTGGGTAACCTGCAACTCAACCTGCTCAGCAAGTCCAAAGTGTACGAGGACCCAGCCCTGAGCGCTGTCTTCCTGCTGAACAACTACAACTACACGCTCAAGTCACTGGAGAA GTCGGAGTTGATCCAGCTGGTGGCTGTCACCAATAAGAAGGTGGAGAGCTCGTACCGCGAGCTGATTGagcagcaggtgcaggtgtACCAGCGCAG CTGGTGGAAGGTGATGGAGCACCTGATGGACAGGAACATGCCCACCTTTCAGCCGGGCACCAAG ctGAAAGATAAAGAACGACAGATGATAAAAGACAAGTTCAAG GGTTTTAATGACGGGCTGGAGGAGCTTTGTAAGATCCAGAAGGTGTGGGCCATTC
- the LOC118779718 gene encoding exocyst complex component 7-like isoform X4: MIPTEDASARKKEIEEKLKQEQDTLTFIRENLEKSDQLTKGMVTILSSFESRLVQLENSIIPVHKQTENLQRLQENVDKTLSCLDHVISYYHVAKDTDKIIREGPAGRLDEYLACIAKIQKAVEYFQDNNPDSPELNTVKARFEKGKELLEAEFRGLLTRYSKPVPPVLILDAIGGDEELEVQEEVTLDHLPEAVLQDIICISGWLVEYGRNQDFMNVYFQIRSNQLDRSIKGLKEHFRKSSASSGVLYSPAVQSKRKDTPTKKPPKRPVYFPGTIRKAQNLLKQYSQHGLEGRKGASTLPPLEGHDHDLRVKHLTDVLSEKHGAAAGKDDVMDIEIDSYIYCISAFVKLAQSEYVLLTEIIPEHHQKKTFDSLIQEALDGLMLEGENIVSAARRAIMRHDYSAVLTIFPILRHLKQNKPEFDATLQGTAASTKNKLPTLIASMETVGAKALEEFADSIKNDPDKEYNMPKDGTVHELTSNAILFLQQLLDFQETAGAMLASQVLGDTYNIPLDPRETSSSVSSYSSEFSRRLLSAYICKVLGNLQLNLLSKSKVYEDPALSAVFLLNNYNYTLKSLEKSELIQLVAVTNKKVESSYRELIEQQVQVYQRSWWKVMEHLMDRNMPTFQPGTKLKDKERQMIKDKFKGFNDGLEELCKIQKVWAIPDTEQRDAIRQAQKRMVSEAYRNFLHRYSSISFTKNPDKYLKYKPEHVEEMIERLFDTSA; encoded by the exons ATGATTCCGACAGAGGATGCGTCTGCGAGGAAGAAGGAGATAGAGGAGAAACTGAAACAG GAACAGGACACACTGACCTTTATTCGCGAAAATTTAGAGAAAAGCGATCAACTGACCAAGGGCATG gtgacCATCCTGTCGTCGTTCGAGAGCCGGCTGGTGCAGCTGGAGAACTCCATCATCCCCGTGCACAAGCAGACGGAGAACCTGCAGCGGCTGCAGGAGAACGTGGACAAGACCCTGTCCTGCCTGGACCACGTGATCAGCTACTACCACGTGGCCAAGGACACAGACAAGATCATCAGGGAGGG acctGCTGGCAGACTGGATGAATATCTGGCCTGCATTGCTAAGATTCAGAAAGCTGTGGAGTACTTCCAGGACAACAATCCAGACAGCCCAGAGCTCAACACTGTG AAAGCGCGGTTCGAGAAGGggaaggagctgctggaggcgGAGTTTCGGGGCCTGCTGACCCGCTACAGCAAGCCGGTCCCCCCTGTCCTGATCCTGGACGCCATCGGGGGGGACGAAGAGCTGGAGGTGCAGGAGGAGGTGACGCTGGACCACCTCCCCGAAGCCGTGCTTCAGGACATCATCTGCATCTCCGGCTGGCTGGTGGAGTACGGCCGTAACCAGG ACTTCATGAACGTGTACTTCCAAATCCGATCCAATCAGCTGGACCGCTCCATCAAGGGGCTCAAGGAGCACTTCCGAAAGAGCAGCGCCTCCTCGGGGGTGCTATATTCCCCCGCCGTGCAGAGCAAGCGCAAGGACACGCCCACCAAGAAGCCCCCGAAGAGGCCAG TCTACTTCCCAG GGACGATCCGGAAGGCTCAGAACCTTCTGAAACAGTACTCTCAGCACGGGCTGGAGGGGCGAAAGGGGGCGTCGACCCTCCCTCCTCTGGAAG GTCACGATCACGACCTGCGGGTCAAACACCTCACCGATGTCCTGAGCGAGAAGCACGGGGCGGCCGCAG GGAAGGACGACGTAATGGACATCGAGATAGACTCGTACATCTACTGCATCAGCGCCTTCGTCAAGCTGGCCCAGAGTGAGTACGTCCTGCTGACCGAGATCATCCCCGAGCACCACCAGAAGAAGACCTTCGACTCCCTCAtccag GAGGCGTTGGACGGGCTGATGCTGGAGGGGGAGAACATCGTTTCGGCAGCCCGGCGGGCCATAATGCGGCACGACTACTCGGCCGTCCTCACCATCTTCCCCATCCTGAGGCACCTGAAGCAGAACAAGCCGGAGTTCGACGCCACGCTGCAG GGCACCGCTGCCAGCACCAAGAACAAGCTGCCCACCCTCATCGCCTCCATGGAGACAGTCGGAGCCAAAGCGCTGGAGGAGTTCGCCGACAGCATCAAG AATGACCCTGATAAAGAGTACAACATGCCGAAGGACGGTACGGTGCACGAGCTGACCAGCAAC gccatcctgttcctgcagcagctgctggactTCCAGGAGACAGCAGGCGCCATGCTGGCCTCCCAAG TCCTTGGGGACACTTACAATATTCCATTAGACCCCCGAG aGACCAGTTCATCTGTGAGCAGTTACAGTTCTGAGTTCAGCCGGAGACTGCTCAGCGCGTATATTT gtAAAGTTCTGGGTAACCTGCAACTCAACCTGCTCAGCAAGTCCAAAGTGTACGAGGACCCAGCCCTGAGCGCTGTCTTCCTGCTGAACAACTACAACTACACGCTCAAGTCACTGGAGAA GTCGGAGTTGATCCAGCTGGTGGCTGTCACCAATAAGAAGGTGGAGAGCTCGTACCGCGAGCTGATTGagcagcaggtgcaggtgtACCAGCGCAG CTGGTGGAAGGTGATGGAGCACCTGATGGACAGGAACATGCCCACCTTTCAGCCGGGCACCAAG ctGAAAGATAAAGAACGACAGATGATAAAAGACAAGTTCAAG GGTTTTAATGACGGGCTGGAGGAGCTTTGTAAGATCCAGAAGGTGTGGGCCATTC
- the LOC118779718 gene encoding exocyst complex component 7-like isoform X3, with protein MIPTEDASARKKEIEEKLKQEQDTLTFIRENLEKSDQLTKGMVTILSSFESRLVQLENSIIPVHKQTENLQRLQENVDKTLSCLDHVISYYHVAKDTDKIIREGPAGRLDEYLACIAKIQKAVEYFQDNNPDSPELNTVKARFEKGKELLEAEFRGLLTRYSKPVPPVLILDAIGGDEELEVQEEVTLDHLPEAVLQDIICISGWLVEYGRNQDFMNVYFQIRSNQLDRSIKGLKEHFRKSSASSGVLYSPAVQSKRKDTPTKKPPKRPGHDHDLRVKHLTDVLSEKHGAAAGKDDVMDIEIDSYIYCISAFVKLAQSEYVLLTEIIPEHHQKKTFDSLIQEALDGLMLEGENIVSAARRAIMRHDYSAVLTIFPILRHLKQNKPEFDATLQGTAASTKNKLPTLIASMETVGAKALEEFADSIKNDPDKEYNMPKDGTVHELTSNAILFLQQLLDFQETAGAMLASQETSSSVSSYSSEFSRRLLSAYICKVLGNLQLNLLSKSKVYEDPALSAVFLLNNYNYTLKSLEKSELIQLVAVTNKKVESSYRELIEQQVQVYQRSWWKVMEHLMDRNMPTFQPGTKLKDKERQMIKDKFKGFNDGLEELCKIQKVWAIPDTEQRDAIRQAQKRMVSEAYRNFLHRYSSISFTKNPDKYLKYKPEHVEEMIERLFDTSA; from the exons ATGATTCCGACAGAGGATGCGTCTGCGAGGAAGAAGGAGATAGAGGAGAAACTGAAACAG GAACAGGACACACTGACCTTTATTCGCGAAAATTTAGAGAAAAGCGATCAACTGACCAAGGGCATG gtgacCATCCTGTCGTCGTTCGAGAGCCGGCTGGTGCAGCTGGAGAACTCCATCATCCCCGTGCACAAGCAGACGGAGAACCTGCAGCGGCTGCAGGAGAACGTGGACAAGACCCTGTCCTGCCTGGACCACGTGATCAGCTACTACCACGTGGCCAAGGACACAGACAAGATCATCAGGGAGGG acctGCTGGCAGACTGGATGAATATCTGGCCTGCATTGCTAAGATTCAGAAAGCTGTGGAGTACTTCCAGGACAACAATCCAGACAGCCCAGAGCTCAACACTGTG AAAGCGCGGTTCGAGAAGGggaaggagctgctggaggcgGAGTTTCGGGGCCTGCTGACCCGCTACAGCAAGCCGGTCCCCCCTGTCCTGATCCTGGACGCCATCGGGGGGGACGAAGAGCTGGAGGTGCAGGAGGAGGTGACGCTGGACCACCTCCCCGAAGCCGTGCTTCAGGACATCATCTGCATCTCCGGCTGGCTGGTGGAGTACGGCCGTAACCAGG ACTTCATGAACGTGTACTTCCAAATCCGATCCAATCAGCTGGACCGCTCCATCAAGGGGCTCAAGGAGCACTTCCGAAAGAGCAGCGCCTCCTCGGGGGTGCTATATTCCCCCGCCGTGCAGAGCAAGCGCAAGGACACGCCCACCAAGAAGCCCCCGAAGAGGCCAG GTCACGATCACGACCTGCGGGTCAAACACCTCACCGATGTCCTGAGCGAGAAGCACGGGGCGGCCGCAG GGAAGGACGACGTAATGGACATCGAGATAGACTCGTACATCTACTGCATCAGCGCCTTCGTCAAGCTGGCCCAGAGTGAGTACGTCCTGCTGACCGAGATCATCCCCGAGCACCACCAGAAGAAGACCTTCGACTCCCTCAtccag GAGGCGTTGGACGGGCTGATGCTGGAGGGGGAGAACATCGTTTCGGCAGCCCGGCGGGCCATAATGCGGCACGACTACTCGGCCGTCCTCACCATCTTCCCCATCCTGAGGCACCTGAAGCAGAACAAGCCGGAGTTCGACGCCACGCTGCAG GGCACCGCTGCCAGCACCAAGAACAAGCTGCCCACCCTCATCGCCTCCATGGAGACAGTCGGAGCCAAAGCGCTGGAGGAGTTCGCCGACAGCATCAAG AATGACCCTGATAAAGAGTACAACATGCCGAAGGACGGTACGGTGCACGAGCTGACCAGCAAC gccatcctgttcctgcagcagctgctggactTCCAGGAGACAGCAGGCGCCATGCTGGCCTCCCAAG aGACCAGTTCATCTGTGAGCAGTTACAGTTCTGAGTTCAGCCGGAGACTGCTCAGCGCGTATATTT gtAAAGTTCTGGGTAACCTGCAACTCAACCTGCTCAGCAAGTCCAAAGTGTACGAGGACCCAGCCCTGAGCGCTGTCTTCCTGCTGAACAACTACAACTACACGCTCAAGTCACTGGAGAA GTCGGAGTTGATCCAGCTGGTGGCTGTCACCAATAAGAAGGTGGAGAGCTCGTACCGCGAGCTGATTGagcagcaggtgcaggtgtACCAGCGCAG CTGGTGGAAGGTGATGGAGCACCTGATGGACAGGAACATGCCCACCTTTCAGCCGGGCACCAAG ctGAAAGATAAAGAACGACAGATGATAAAAGACAAGTTCAAG GGTTTTAATGACGGGCTGGAGGAGCTTTGTAAGATCCAGAAGGTGTGGGCCATTC
- the LOC118779718 gene encoding exocyst complex component 7-like isoform X1: MIPTEDASARKKEIEEKLKQEQDTLTFIRENLEKSDQLTKGMVTILSSFESRLVQLENSIIPVHKQTENLQRLQENVDKTLSCLDHVISYYHVAKDTDKIIREGPAGRLDEYLACIAKIQKAVEYFQDNNPDSPELNTVKARFEKGKELLEAEFRGLLTRYSKPVPPVLILDAIGGDEELEVQEEVTLDHLPEAVLQDIICISGWLVEYGRNQDFMNVYFQIRSNQLDRSIKGLKEHFRKSSASSGVLYSPAVQSKRKDTPTKKPPKRPVYFPGTIRKAQNLLKQYSQHGLEGRKGASTLPPLEGKDDVMDIEIDSYIYCISAFVKLAQSEYVLLTEIIPEHHQKKTFDSLIQEALDGLMLEGENIVSAARRAIMRHDYSAVLTIFPILRHLKQNKPEFDATLQGTAASTKNKLPTLIASMETVGAKALEEFADSIKNDPDKEYNMPKDGTVHELTSNAILFLQQLLDFQETAGAMLASQETSSSVSSYSSEFSRRLLSAYICKVLGNLQLNLLSKSKVYEDPALSAVFLLNNYNYTLKSLEKSELIQLVAVTNKKVESSYRELIEQQVQVYQRSWWKVMEHLMDRNMPTFQPGTKLKDKERQMIKDKFKGFNDGLEELCKIQKVWAIPDTEQRDAIRQAQKRMVSEAYRNFLHRYSSISFTKNPDKYLKYKPEHVEEMIERLFDTSA; encoded by the exons ATGATTCCGACAGAGGATGCGTCTGCGAGGAAGAAGGAGATAGAGGAGAAACTGAAACAG GAACAGGACACACTGACCTTTATTCGCGAAAATTTAGAGAAAAGCGATCAACTGACCAAGGGCATG gtgacCATCCTGTCGTCGTTCGAGAGCCGGCTGGTGCAGCTGGAGAACTCCATCATCCCCGTGCACAAGCAGACGGAGAACCTGCAGCGGCTGCAGGAGAACGTGGACAAGACCCTGTCCTGCCTGGACCACGTGATCAGCTACTACCACGTGGCCAAGGACACAGACAAGATCATCAGGGAGGG acctGCTGGCAGACTGGATGAATATCTGGCCTGCATTGCTAAGATTCAGAAAGCTGTGGAGTACTTCCAGGACAACAATCCAGACAGCCCAGAGCTCAACACTGTG AAAGCGCGGTTCGAGAAGGggaaggagctgctggaggcgGAGTTTCGGGGCCTGCTGACCCGCTACAGCAAGCCGGTCCCCCCTGTCCTGATCCTGGACGCCATCGGGGGGGACGAAGAGCTGGAGGTGCAGGAGGAGGTGACGCTGGACCACCTCCCCGAAGCCGTGCTTCAGGACATCATCTGCATCTCCGGCTGGCTGGTGGAGTACGGCCGTAACCAGG ACTTCATGAACGTGTACTTCCAAATCCGATCCAATCAGCTGGACCGCTCCATCAAGGGGCTCAAGGAGCACTTCCGAAAGAGCAGCGCCTCCTCGGGGGTGCTATATTCCCCCGCCGTGCAGAGCAAGCGCAAGGACACGCCCACCAAGAAGCCCCCGAAGAGGCCAG TCTACTTCCCAG GGACGATCCGGAAGGCTCAGAACCTTCTGAAACAGTACTCTCAGCACGGGCTGGAGGGGCGAAAGGGGGCGTCGACCCTCCCTCCTCTGGAAG GGAAGGACGACGTAATGGACATCGAGATAGACTCGTACATCTACTGCATCAGCGCCTTCGTCAAGCTGGCCCAGAGTGAGTACGTCCTGCTGACCGAGATCATCCCCGAGCACCACCAGAAGAAGACCTTCGACTCCCTCAtccag GAGGCGTTGGACGGGCTGATGCTGGAGGGGGAGAACATCGTTTCGGCAGCCCGGCGGGCCATAATGCGGCACGACTACTCGGCCGTCCTCACCATCTTCCCCATCCTGAGGCACCTGAAGCAGAACAAGCCGGAGTTCGACGCCACGCTGCAG GGCACCGCTGCCAGCACCAAGAACAAGCTGCCCACCCTCATCGCCTCCATGGAGACAGTCGGAGCCAAAGCGCTGGAGGAGTTCGCCGACAGCATCAAG AATGACCCTGATAAAGAGTACAACATGCCGAAGGACGGTACGGTGCACGAGCTGACCAGCAAC gccatcctgttcctgcagcagctgctggactTCCAGGAGACAGCAGGCGCCATGCTGGCCTCCCAAG aGACCAGTTCATCTGTGAGCAGTTACAGTTCTGAGTTCAGCCGGAGACTGCTCAGCGCGTATATTT gtAAAGTTCTGGGTAACCTGCAACTCAACCTGCTCAGCAAGTCCAAAGTGTACGAGGACCCAGCCCTGAGCGCTGTCTTCCTGCTGAACAACTACAACTACACGCTCAAGTCACTGGAGAA GTCGGAGTTGATCCAGCTGGTGGCTGTCACCAATAAGAAGGTGGAGAGCTCGTACCGCGAGCTGATTGagcagcaggtgcaggtgtACCAGCGCAG CTGGTGGAAGGTGATGGAGCACCTGATGGACAGGAACATGCCCACCTTTCAGCCGGGCACCAAG ctGAAAGATAAAGAACGACAGATGATAAAAGACAAGTTCAAG GGTTTTAATGACGGGCTGGAGGAGCTTTGTAAGATCCAGAAGGTGTGGGCCATTC